From the Prunus dulcis chromosome 4, ALMONDv2, whole genome shotgun sequence genome, one window contains:
- the LOC117623942 gene encoding pentatricopeptide repeat-containing protein At4g04370: MMKKLNGSFLNPLRPPPQPSPTATTHTFNAIINRLSSQGSHQEVLVTYSSMLRTNTPPDTYTFPNLLKACTSLNLFPFGLSFHQCIVVNGFSLDAYIASSLINFYAKFGHAQNARKVFDVMPERNVVPWTSIIGCYSRAGNVGIAFDMFCDMRREGIQPSSVTLLSLLSGVTELTYLQCLHGCAVLYGFESDITLLNSILNVYGKCGRVEDARDLFEYMDGRDIVSWNSLISGYSQTGNIRDVFQLLRKMRVEGILPDKQTYASAVSVAATQSDLKLGKSVHGQILRTGFELDTHVETALIVMYLKCSNIDIAIQIFERTANKDVVLWTAVISGLVQNDSGDRALNIFSRMLQSRTEPSSATIASALAACAQLGSLDLGTSIHGYVLRQGMRLDIPAQNSLVSMYAKCARLEHSRAIFERIGKRDLVSWNAIVAGYAQNGHLREALVLFSEMRATLQKPDSLTVVSLLQACASLGALHQGKWIHNFTMRSCLRPCILIDTALVDMYSKCGDLDRAHKCFVEMSNQDLVSWSTIISGYGCHGKAETALRMYSEFLHTGMKPNHVIFLSILSACSHNGLVNTGLSIYQSMTEDFGIAPSLEHRACVVDLLSRAGRVEEAYDFYKRVFQEPAVDVLGILLDACRTKGNEELGNIIAEEIFTLRPVDAGNYVQLAHSYASMNRWDGVGEAWTQMRSLGLKKLPGWSFIELHGTVTTFFTDHNTNPQYDDMVSILKMLSWEMSKSSIDFINQTVDC, from the coding sequence ATGATGAAGAAGCTAAACGGCTCTTTCTTAAACCCTCTGAGACCACCACCTCAGCCTTCACCAACTGCCACGACCCACACTTTCAACGCCATCATCAACCGCCTCTCATCCCAAGGCTCTCACCAAGAAGTCCTTGTCACATACTCCTCTATGCTCAGAACCAACACCCCTCCGGACACCTATACCTTTCCTAATCTTCTCAAAGCTTGCACCTCCTTAAACCTCTTCCCCTTTGGCCTCTCGTTCCACCAATGTATTGTCGTTAATGGGTTCTCTTTGGATGCTTACATTGCTTCTTCTTTGATCAACTTCTATGCCAAATTTGGCCATGCCCAAAATGCCCGCAAAGTTTTTGACGTAATGCCTGAGAGAAATGTTGTTCCTTGGACCTCCATTATCGGATGCTATTCGCGTGCCGGAAATGTTGGCATTGCGTTCGATATGTTCTGTGACATGCGGCGTGAAGGAATTCAGCCCAGTTCGGTTACTTTGCTAAGCTTGCTCTCCGGAGTTACGGAGCTTACTTATTTGCAGTGTTTGCATGGTTGTGCAGTACTATATGGCTTTGAGTCTGATATTACTTTACTGAATTCCATATTGAATGTGTATGGTAAGTGTGGAAGAGTTGAAGATGCTAGGGACTTGTTTGAGTATATGGATGGAAGAGACATAGTTTCGTGGAATTCCTTGATTTCAGGCTATTCCCAGACTGGAAATATCAGAGACGTATTTCAGCTTTTGCGTAAGATGAGGGTTGAAGGTATTCTGCCAGATAAACAGACATACGCTTCTGCTGTGTCTGTGGCTGCCACACAGAGTGATCTTAAATTGGGAAAGTCTGTGCACGGGCAGATTTTAAGAACTGGATTTGAATTGGATACCCATGTTGAAACAGCGCTTATAGTTATGTACTTGAAGTGCAGCAACATTGATATTGCCATTCAGATATTTGAAAGGACTGCAAATAAGGATGTGGTTCTGTGGACGGCCGTGATCTCAGGGCTTGTGCAAAATGATTCTGGAGACAGGGCACTAAACATTTTCAGTCGGATGCTACAATCAAGAACAGAGCCATCTAGTGCTACCATAGCTAGTGCTCTTGCAGCTTGTGCGCAACTGGGTTCTCTTGATCTGGGAACCTCAATTCACGGTTATGTGTTGAGGCAAGGAATGAGACTGGATATCCCTGCCCAAAACTCCCTTGTTAGCATGTATGCGAAGTGTGCACGTTTGGAGCACAGTCGTGCCATTTTTGAAAGGATAGGCAAAAGAGATTTGGTTTCTTGGAATGCTATAGTTGCTGGATATGCACAAAACGGACATTTACGTGAGGCTCTGGTTCTTTTCTCCGAGATGAGGGCAACCCTTCAGAAGCCCGATTCATTAACCGTGGTCTCCCTCCTCCAAGCTTGTGCTTCTCTTGGGGCACTTCATCAAGGAAAGTGGATTCACAACTTTACCATGAGAAGTTGCCTTAGACCATGCATCTTGATAGACACAGCTCTGGTTGACATGTACTCGAAATGCGGTGACTTAGACAGAGCTCACAAGTGCTTTGTTGAGATGTCAAACCAGGATCTGGTCTCATGGAGCACAATTATTTCTGGTTATGGCTGCCATGGAAAAGCAGAGACTGCATTGAGGATGTATTCAGAGTTTCTGCATACTGGAATGAAACCAAATCATGTCATTTTCCTCTCAATTCTTTCTGCTTGCAGCCACAATGGGCTTGTCAATACAGGTTTGAGCATATACCAGTCAATGACTGAAGATTTTGGCATTGCACCGAGCTTGGAACACCGTGCTTGTGTCGTCGATCTTCTCAGCCGAGCCGGCAGGGTTGAAGAGGCCTATGACTTCTACAAGAGGGTGTTTCAAGAGCCTGCAGTTGATGTCTTGGGCATACTTCTCGATGCTTGTCGAACCAAGGGCAACGAGGAACTGGGGAACATTATCGCAGAAGAAATTTTCACGCTGAGACCTGTGGATGCTGGAAACTACGTGCAACTGGCACATAGCTATGCTTCAATGAACAGATGGGATGGCGTTGGTGAGGCATGGACCCAAATGAGGTCTCTTGGCTTGAAAAAACTCCCTGGCTGGAGTTTCATTGAATTGCATGGGACTGTGACTACATTCTTTACGGATCACAATACAAATCCTCAATATGACGATATGGTGTCaatattgaaaatgttgaGCTGGGAAATGAGTAAATCAAGTATTGACTTTATAAACCAGACAGTTGATTGCTAA
- the LOC117623944 gene encoding pyridoxal phosphate homeostasis protein: MASSAAIDGVAAAALRSVMQRVQLAAQKSGRVAHEIRVVAVSKTKPVSVLRQVYDAGHRCFGENYVQELVEKAPQLPEDIEWHFIGNLQSNKVKPLLTGVPNLAMVESVDDKKIANRLDTVVASIGRKPLKVLLQVNTSGEESKSGVEPSGCVELAKHVSLGCPNLEFCGLMTIGMLDYTSTPENFKTLANCRTEVCKALGIPEEQCELSMGMSADFELAIELGSTNVRIGSTIFGAREYPKKLSN, from the exons ATGGCCAGCTCTGCCGCAATCGACGGCGTCGCAGCCGCGGCCCTCCGTTCCGTGATGCAGCGCGTCCAGCTGGCAGCCCAAAAATCGGGACGTGTAGCCCACGAGATCCGAGTGGTGGCGGTGAGCAAGACGAAGCCAGTCTCTGTGCTCCGCCAAGTGTACGACGCCGGCCATCGCTGTTTCGGCGAAAACTACGTCCAAGAACTCGTCGAGAAAGCTCCTCAG CTTCCGGAAGATATTGAGTGGCATTTTATTGGGAATTTGCAGAGCAACAAAGTAAAGCCCCTTCTAA CTGGTGTACCCAACCTTGCAATGGTAGAGAGTGTGGATGATAAGAAG ATTGCAAATCGTCTTGATACTGTAGTTGCTAGCATTGGCAGAAAGCCTTTGAAGGTCTTGCTCCAAGTGAATACCAGTGGAGAAGAAT CAAAATCTGGAGTTGAGCCCTCTGGATGTGTGGAGCTCGCAAAGCATGTCAGTTTGGGCTGTCCAAACCTTGAGTTTTGTGGTCTAATGACAATTGGGATGCTGGATTATACATCTACACCAGAAAACTTTAAG ACATTAGCGAACTGCAGAACTGAGGTGTGCAAGGCACTTGGAATACCAGAAGAGCAATGTGAACTTTCAATGGGCATGTCTGCAGACTTCGAGCTAGCT ATCGAATTGGGCAGCACAAATGTGAGAATTGGATCTACAATATTTGGGGCGAGAGAATATCCAAAGAAACTATCAAATTAG
- the LOC117623943 gene encoding glycosyltransferase BC10-like — protein sequence MMMTKKSPPIPARHVLRFSWKLVVILSITLCVLAFFKLHSQPDLYSSPSSLSIARSRVSRHGNNFSGPPKIAFLFLARRSLPLDFLWGSFFENADMPNFSIYIHSAPGFSFDESTTRSHFFYGRQLTNSIQVGWGESSMIEAERLLFTTALEDPANQRFVLLSDSCVPLYNFSYIYNYLMASPRSFVDSFLDVKEGRYNPKMSPNIPKQKWRKGSQWIALVRSHAEVLVDDEVVLPAFRKFCKRRPPLDARKGKLNIKLQKQHNCIPDEHYVQTLLTMSEREDELERRTLTYTLWNSSATKTESKGWHPMTFTHANAAPHKIKEIKEINHVYYETEYRTEWCRVNSTYVPCFLFARKFSQGAAMRLLSEGVVGQFDTSSLLDPPP from the exons atgatgatgacgaaGAAGTCACCACCAATCCCGGCGCGCCACGTACTCAGGTTCAGCTGGAAGCTGGTGGTCATCCTCTCGATCACTCTCTGCGTCTTAGCCTTCTTCAAGCTTCACTCGCAACCTGACCTCTACTCCTCTCCTTCTTCATTATCTATCGCAAGATCTCGAGTTTCTCGCCATGGCAACAACTTTAGCGGCCCTCCCAAGATTGCCTTCCTTTTTCTCGCCCGCCGTAGCCTCCCCCTCGATTTTCTCTGGGGCAGCTTCTTCGAG AATGCTGACATGCCGAATTTTTCGATTTATATTCACTCGGCGcctggtttttctttcgacgaGTCGACGACGAGATCACATTTCTTTTACGGCCGCCAATTGACGAATAGCATTCAG GTGGGTTGGGGAGAATCAAGTATGATTGAAGCAGAGAGGTTGTTGTTCACAACAGCTCTTGAGGATCCAGCGAATCAACGATTTGTACTCCTCTCTGACAG TTGTGTTCCTTTGTACAACTTCAGCTACATATACAACTATTTGATGGCTTCTCCAAGGAGCTTTGTGGACAG CTTTCTTGATGTAAAGGAGGGCCGCTACAACCCGAAAATGTCACCTAacataccaaaacaaaaatggagaAAAGGATCCCAG TGGATTGCTTTGGTTCGAAGCCATGCTGAAGTCCTTGTGGATGATGAAGTTGTACTACCAGCTTTCAGGAAATTTTGCAAG CGTCGCCCACCTCTGGATGCCAGAAAGGGGAAGCTGAACATT AAACTTCAGAAGCAACACAACTGTATCCCAGATGAACACTATGTGCAGACACTGCTTACG ATGAGTGAGCGTGAAGACGAACTTGAGCGAAGGACATTAACCTATACACTGTGGAACAGCTCTGCAACTAAAACAGAGAGTAAAGGCTGGCATCCTATGACTTTCACCCACGCGAATGCAGCCCCTCACAAAATAAAGGAAATAAAg GAGATCAACCATGTATACTATGAGACAGAATACCGGACAGAGTGGTGTCGTGTAAATTCGACATATGTTCCCTGTTTTTTATTCGCAAGGAAATTCTCCCAGGGGGCTGCCATGCGCCTTCTTAGCGAGGGAGTGGTTGGTCAATTTGATACCTCTTCATTATTAGATCCACCACCATGA